One window of Leptospira wolbachii serovar Codice str. CDC genomic DNA carries:
- a CDS encoding OmpA family protein produces the protein MQSKPRNISFLLLSLVFVSGLSADWVYFPYEYNQIYKEKYALELELADIRKQHQNELNRLEEEKKELQTQNRNLTEDLELEKRNRAKEQDEYSDKMRDYDMRLRGLEKKGTDKERLLAEENRKREERDRADLDALKKKLEEKERENLQKEQKLRENYESKMDELKERIRNLEEELANLRKLTKEQKRELERLAEQTKEFEEKLAKEITSGQIRLKRFHNKLIINIDDKISFDSGSSELKPAILPAIEKIRDILAAYPENYIVVEGHTDNVPIKTKFRNNWHLSSERALSVLDHMLQNKNLNPKNFSSAGYGEFQPIVPNTSKENKALNRRVDIVVVPRATGSLNSSHE, from the coding sequence ATGCAAAGTAAACCAAGAAACATTAGCTTCTTACTCCTAAGCCTTGTTTTTGTTTCTGGTCTTTCGGCGGACTGGGTTTATTTTCCCTATGAATACAACCAAATTTATAAAGAAAAATATGCTTTGGAATTGGAACTAGCCGACATTCGCAAACAACATCAAAACGAATTGAATCGTTTGGAAGAAGAAAAGAAAGAACTCCAAACCCAAAATCGAAATCTCACAGAAGATTTAGAACTAGAAAAAAGAAATCGGGCCAAAGAACAGGACGAGTATTCCGATAAAATGCGCGATTATGATATGCGCCTTCGTGGTCTTGAAAAAAAAGGAACGGATAAAGAACGTCTCCTTGCAGAAGAAAATCGCAAACGAGAAGAAAGAGATCGTGCCGATCTAGACGCATTGAAGAAAAAACTAGAAGAGAAAGAACGGGAAAACCTTCAGAAAGAACAAAAACTTCGTGAAAATTATGAATCCAAAATGGATGAACTCAAAGAGAGGATTCGCAATCTAGAAGAGGAGCTAGCCAACCTTCGTAAACTCACCAAAGAACAAAAAAGAGAATTGGAACGGCTTGCCGAACAAACCAAAGAGTTTGAAGAAAAGTTAGCCAAAGAAATCACTTCGGGGCAAATTCGCCTCAAACGTTTTCATAACAAACTCATCATCAATATCGATGATAAAATTTCCTTTGATAGTGGTTCTTCCGAACTAAAACCAGCCATCCTTCCTGCCATTGAAAAAATTCGGGATATTTTGGCCGCTTATCCTGAAAACTACATTGTAGTAGAAGGTCATACTGATAACGTCCCCATCAAAACAAAATTCAGGAACAACTGGCACTTGTCCAGCGAACGAGCGTTATCTGTTTTGGACCATATGTTACAGAACAAAAATCTAAATCCTAAGAATTTTTCCAGTGCCGGTTATGGTGAGTTTCAACCCATTGTTCCCAATACTTCGAAAGAAAATAAAGCACTCAACCGCCGAGTGGACATTGTGGTTGTGCCGAGAGCCACAGGCTCTTTAAACTCAAGTCATGAGTAA
- a CDS encoding LA_2219 family laminin/E-cadherin/plasminogen-binding protein: MKFLHLFLSVVVFFLLIHCQSTPHTSTNAKEEVTEPTLPIKDLLPPPGGEGEIILNERGEEVQNHTGEIPFFQKKSDLPTEIFRVYIASDSYQVRQIRHTDKIRRKPDAGGDELSKEEMKKFDLLNFVDDGMITIGLNTITGKLESIAFDRRVPRINDIAKIIQNDASRFNYEHSSKDGTPIITRFLISYQIRLYPGKTRDEVKQMLQKKK; encoded by the coding sequence ATGAAATTCTTGCATTTGTTTTTATCGGTTGTCGTCTTTTTTCTTCTGATCCATTGCCAATCAACTCCTCACACGAGCACAAATGCTAAGGAGGAAGTCACCGAGCCAACTCTTCCTATAAAAGATTTGCTCCCGCCACCTGGGGGTGAAGGAGAAATCATTTTAAACGAAAGAGGGGAAGAAGTCCAAAATCATACGGGAGAAATTCCTTTTTTCCAAAAGAAAAGTGATCTTCCCACAGAAATCTTTCGTGTTTATATTGCTTCCGATTCCTATCAAGTTCGCCAAATCCGCCATACGGATAAAATTCGTAGAAAACCGGACGCAGGTGGGGACGAACTTTCGAAAGAGGAAATGAAGAAATTTGACCTACTCAATTTTGTGGATGATGGAATGATCACCATTGGGCTCAATACAATCACCGGAAAATTAGAATCCATCGCCTTTGATCGCCGCGTTCCACGGATAAACGACATCGCAAAGATCATCCAAAATGATGCCTCTAGGTTTAATTACGAACATTCTAGTAAAGATGGAACACCCATCATTACTAGGTTTTTGATTAGTTACCAAATTCGCCTCTATCCAGGAAAAACTAGAGACGAAGTCAAACAGATGTTACAGAAGAAAAAATAA
- the uvrA gene encoding excinuclease ABC subunit UvrA: MKEENKLSDVDSFIRIRGAREHNLKNINLDIPRDKLVVITGLSGSGKSSLAFDTIYAEGQRRYVESLSSYARQFLGQMEKPEVDQIEGLSPAISIEQKTTHRNPRSTVGTVTEIYDYLRLLYARVGKPHCPKCGTAISSLSVDQITDRINLFPEGTKLQIMAPVIQGKKGEHKEVLERFKKEGFNRVRVNGEVYSLEDEIPLKKNFKADIDIVVDRIVMKPGIQSRLSDSVETALKTADGIVVVEDGEKDHLFSQKLSCPKCDDVSIPELTPRLFSFNSPFGACSNCDGLGALLEFDESLLVTDREASLAEGCIEAWGGSKSNSYWYMATIQALSKKLKFNLNTAWKDLPDKVRNTILHGDASIHIDYDFRGANSHYEFSKNYEGVIPNLKRRYKETKSDSMRQWFESFMTNHDCDECHGRRLRPEALAVKVQGVGIDAYTGYSIEKALEFTKSSEYKGAEDTISKPILKEILQRLHFLNDVGVGYLNLSRSAGTLSGGEMQRIRLATQIGSRLMGVLYILDEPSIGLHQRDNTKLVQTLKGLRNLGNTVLVVEHDKETMEEADFIVDMGPGAGVHGGEIVAFGTPEQIKKDKHSVTGKFLSGEKRISMPKTRRVGNGKFLKITGATHNNLKNIDVSIPLGSLTVVTGVSGSGKSTLINEILYKELASSVMGMKLIPGKHKKILGKDQIDKVINIDQSAIGRTPRSNPATYTGLFTFVRDLYSGLEEAKVRGYGPGRFSFNVAGGRCEKCEGDGILKIEMHFLPDIYVECEVCKGKRYNRETLEVKYKGKNISDILDMTIEEAVVFFEKIPNLKRKLDTLMDVGLGYIKLGQAATTFSGGEAQRIKLSTELSKRPTGKTLYILDEPTTGLHFEDIEKLLSVLQVLVDKGNSMVIIEHNLDVIKAADYIIDIGPEGGDGGGEVIATGTPEEVVTVKRSFTGQYLKKVLEEEKALDTKYAKKKSK; encoded by the coding sequence ATGAAAGAGGAAAACAAGCTATCCGATGTGGATTCCTTTATTCGTATTCGCGGCGCCCGAGAACATAACCTCAAAAACATAAACCTTGACATTCCACGAGATAAACTTGTGGTCATCACTGGACTTTCTGGATCGGGGAAGTCATCGCTTGCCTTTGATACCATCTATGCCGAGGGACAACGGAGGTATGTGGAATCCCTTTCCAGTTACGCCCGCCAGTTCCTAGGGCAAATGGAAAAACCAGAAGTGGACCAAATTGAGGGTTTGAGTCCTGCCATCTCCATTGAACAAAAAACCACCCACAGAAACCCACGTTCCACTGTTGGTACTGTTACTGAAATTTACGATTATTTACGGCTGTTATATGCCAGAGTGGGAAAACCCCATTGTCCGAAATGTGGAACCGCTATTTCTAGCCTCTCTGTTGACCAAATCACAGACAGAATCAATTTATTTCCGGAAGGAACCAAACTTCAAATTATGGCTCCCGTCATCCAAGGGAAAAAAGGGGAACACAAAGAGGTTCTCGAACGTTTCAAAAAAGAAGGGTTCAATCGGGTTCGTGTGAACGGGGAAGTGTATTCCCTGGAAGATGAAATTCCTTTAAAGAAGAACTTCAAAGCAGATATCGATATTGTTGTGGACCGGATTGTGATGAAACCAGGAATCCAGTCCCGATTGTCGGATTCTGTGGAAACAGCTTTAAAAACGGCGGATGGAATTGTTGTAGTGGAAGATGGAGAAAAAGACCACCTGTTCTCACAAAAACTCTCTTGTCCCAAATGTGATGATGTGAGTATTCCCGAGCTCACACCGCGACTATTTTCTTTTAATTCACCCTTTGGTGCTTGTTCCAATTGTGATGGACTCGGTGCTCTCTTAGAGTTCGATGAATCTCTTCTTGTCACCGATAGAGAAGCATCTCTCGCAGAAGGTTGTATTGAGGCTTGGGGAGGATCCAAATCCAACTCTTATTGGTATATGGCCACCATACAAGCGTTATCCAAAAAATTGAAATTTAATTTAAACACTGCTTGGAAGGACTTACCCGATAAAGTTAGAAATACTATCTTACATGGAGATGCCTCCATTCATATTGATTATGATTTTCGTGGTGCCAATTCTCACTATGAATTCTCCAAAAATTATGAAGGAGTAATTCCTAACCTCAAACGTCGTTATAAAGAAACCAAATCCGATTCGATGCGACAGTGGTTTGAATCCTTTATGACCAACCATGATTGTGATGAATGTCATGGAAGACGACTCCGTCCCGAAGCCCTGGCAGTGAAAGTGCAAGGAGTGGGAATCGATGCCTACACAGGTTATTCTATAGAGAAGGCTTTAGAGTTTACTAAGTCCTCTGAATACAAAGGCGCAGAAGATACCATTTCTAAACCCATCCTAAAAGAAATCCTCCAACGCCTTCATTTCCTAAATGATGTGGGTGTGGGGTATTTGAACCTAAGTCGGTCGGCCGGGACTCTGTCTGGGGGGGAGATGCAAAGGATTAGACTCGCCACTCAAATTGGTTCTCGCCTAATGGGTGTTTTATACATTTTGGATGAACCGTCCATAGGCCTTCACCAAAGAGACAATACTAAACTTGTCCAAACCTTAAAAGGCCTTCGTAACCTCGGCAATACTGTGCTTGTAGTCGAACATGATAAAGAGACCATGGAAGAGGCCGATTTCATTGTGGATATGGGCCCTGGTGCCGGAGTCCACGGTGGGGAAATTGTAGCCTTTGGCACACCCGAACAAATCAAAAAAGACAAACATTCCGTAACTGGAAAATTTCTCTCTGGGGAAAAACGAATCTCCATGCCGAAAACAAGGCGTGTTGGGAATGGAAAATTTTTGAAGATTACGGGGGCGACACATAATAACTTAAAAAATATTGATGTTTCCATCCCTCTCGGAAGTTTAACGGTTGTTACAGGAGTGTCCGGTTCCGGAAAGTCCACTCTCATCAATGAAATTCTCTATAAGGAACTAGCAAGTTCGGTGATGGGAATGAAACTCATTCCTGGAAAACATAAAAAAATTCTGGGTAAAGACCAAATTGATAAGGTGATTAACATTGACCAGTCGGCCATTGGAAGAACTCCCAGATCCAATCCTGCCACTTACACCGGTTTGTTTACCTTTGTTCGGGACTTATACAGCGGACTGGAAGAGGCCAAGGTCAGAGGATATGGTCCCGGACGATTTAGTTTTAACGTCGCCGGGGGGCGTTGTGAAAAATGTGAAGGGGACGGAATCTTAAAAATTGAGATGCATTTTCTTCCTGATATTTATGTGGAATGTGAGGTTTGTAAAGGAAAAAGGTACAACCGCGAAACTCTGGAAGTCAAATACAAAGGAAAGAATATCTCTGATATCTTGGATATGACAATTGAAGAAGCAGTTGTTTTCTTTGAAAAAATTCCTAACCTCAAACGCAAGTTAGACACTCTTATGGATGTGGGTCTCGGTTATATCAAATTGGGGCAAGCCGCCACTACATTTTCTGGTGGGGAAGCACAAAGGATCAAACTATCCACAGAACTTTCGAAAAGACCTACAGGAAAAACTCTTTATATTTTGGATGAACCCACTACAGGACTTCATTTCGAAGACATCGAAAAGTTGCTTTCTGTTCTGCAAGTGCTTGTAGACAAAGGAAATTCTATGGTCATCATCGAACACAATTTGGATGTAATAAAGGCCGCAGATTATATCATTGATATTGGTCCTGAGGGTGGTGATGGCGGTGGGGAAGTAATTGCCACTGGTACACCAGAGGAAGTCGTGACCGTAAAACGGTCGTTTACTGGCCAATACCTAAAAAAAGTATTGGAAGAAGAGAAGGCACTCGATACCAAGTATGCCAAAAAAAAATCTAAGTAA
- a CDS encoding S49 family peptidase, translating into MFRILFLVLFLPFRLLYQFYLRLSLVFQSGREVYELEFPAVFEDSYKSYWVKKLQGKEETVTRLELLILLKLIQKNGKIKTLDISLPPLEWTLSEFYEVRNQLIAIKESGKKLRIFAKEGGVGTLLLLTAATEVFLAPESEFMVLLPSAEPMFFGKFLKTWGIEVQAFASGPYKSFAESFTRGEFSKEAKKNLETLVLDLRKVILSALTNGKKSLEPIFYRPMLSADELLSAGVIHGIKTETEFFSEDRKVFSGNYPSLHYKIKEFHILPKRKAEVVVIPLEGGISGGDFLHKHRENGKIEAFSLIPNLKALAEDKKIKAVILEISSPGGSAFYSEQIHQEILELKKTKIVTAYFKDTVASGGYYLGSAVDHITASPVCITGSIGAVSIRANLQKLYKKVQLNKEAVGFYPFRDIHSEFQPLSKQSVQYLESQIKKIEGLFYRRVAEGRKIPLENLPKIGMGRVYLPTVENRIVDSLGGLLDAIHEVKERLGGKPITLTEELPAYNLRNKIPILGGLIAELKTLESLNEISLLSPVRLAWKNRK; encoded by the coding sequence GTGTTTCGAATTCTTTTTTTGGTACTTTTCTTACCCTTTCGCCTTCTGTACCAGTTTTACCTACGTCTAAGCCTAGTTTTCCAATCGGGCCGAGAGGTCTATGAACTGGAATTTCCCGCTGTTTTTGAAGATTCTTACAAATCATATTGGGTCAAAAAATTGCAAGGTAAGGAAGAAACAGTCACAAGATTAGAACTTCTCATCCTTCTCAAACTCATTCAAAAAAATGGAAAAATAAAAACTCTCGATATCTCTCTTCCTCCTCTTGAATGGACTCTTTCTGAGTTCTATGAAGTAAGAAACCAACTAATAGCCATTAAAGAATCTGGTAAAAAACTGAGGATCTTTGCCAAAGAAGGTGGTGTGGGTACACTACTTTTACTCACAGCAGCTACGGAAGTGTTTTTGGCTCCAGAATCCGAATTTATGGTTTTGCTACCAAGCGCCGAACCTATGTTTTTTGGTAAATTTTTGAAAACATGGGGGATTGAAGTGCAAGCCTTTGCCTCAGGCCCATACAAATCCTTTGCTGAAAGTTTCACACGGGGTGAGTTTTCCAAAGAAGCTAAAAAGAATTTAGAAACTTTAGTTTTGGATTTACGAAAAGTAATACTCTCTGCCCTTACCAATGGGAAAAAATCATTAGAACCTATTTTCTATAGACCGATGCTCTCTGCCGATGAACTTCTGTCAGCTGGCGTCATCCATGGAATCAAAACAGAAACAGAGTTTTTTTCCGAAGATAGAAAGGTCTTTTCTGGAAATTATCCTTCCCTACACTACAAAATCAAAGAATTTCATATCCTTCCCAAACGAAAAGCAGAAGTCGTAGTGATCCCTTTAGAGGGAGGAATCTCTGGTGGCGATTTTTTACATAAACATAGAGAAAATGGAAAAATTGAAGCATTCTCTCTCATCCCCAATCTAAAGGCTCTTGCCGAAGACAAAAAAATTAAAGCAGTGATTTTAGAAATTTCTTCCCCAGGTGGATCCGCATTTTATTCCGAACAAATCCACCAAGAAATTCTGGAATTAAAGAAAACCAAAATTGTTACCGCCTATTTTAAAGACACAGTCGCCAGTGGCGGGTATTATCTTGGTTCGGCGGTAGATCATATCACAGCTTCCCCAGTTTGTATCACAGGTTCCATTGGTGCTGTGAGTATTCGGGCCAATTTACAAAAATTATATAAAAAGGTTCAATTGAATAAAGAGGCCGTTGGTTTTTATCCTTTTCGAGACATTCATTCCGAATTCCAACCCCTCTCCAAACAGAGCGTCCAGTATCTAGAATCGCAAATCAAAAAGATAGAAGGTTTGTTTTATAGGCGTGTCGCCGAAGGAAGAAAAATTCCTTTAGAAAACCTTCCGAAAATTGGAATGGGGAGAGTGTATTTGCCAACTGTGGAAAACCGCATTGTGGATTCTCTTGGTGGGCTTTTAGATGCAATTCATGAAGTGAAAGAAAGATTAGGTGGAAAACCAATCACTCTAACAGAAGAATTACCGGCTTATAATTTGAGAAACAAAATTCCCATCCTTGGTGGACTCATTGCCGAACTAAAAACATTGGAATCACTGAACGAAATTTCTCTCCTATCTCCCGTTCGTTTGGCTTGGAAAAATAGAAAATAA
- a CDS encoding acyl-CoA dehydrogenase middle domain-containing protein produces the protein MGLEPENLILKYGAAGSSYPKDTGGPETGFYRSWKPYLIKEGFYNFLLGLESYLEFQKKLSLLAEEHLGVSLALSCMVEVNVAGGILLYGKTNHDSQSPISIGTSDPLWDAFRKTDPTKIYAVGVSEPGWEGKLRKLSSVVYDGKLSGTKSFITNGGEADVIFWVTKSGTDNPVYQVRRQRESGNTNTESQIVEESFHTEFTPQVSHLKLTLCEYSIAENDMVLENYGKLGMELRLKELLSLVSLLIGKTKKISLENQIVAREREKLVEWRESFLTLCPSYPNGEFLLSGFPYPTDGLLSALTSFWDLSSPQELKSIDPDYQLFVWEDSFTNYLIQKKKKNL, from the coding sequence GTGGGACTAGAGCCAGAGAATTTGATATTAAAGTATGGTGCAGCTGGTTCCTCTTATCCCAAAGATACGGGAGGACCAGAGACTGGATTTTATCGGAGTTGGAAACCCTATCTCATTAAAGAGGGATTTTACAATTTCCTTCTAGGTCTTGAGTCCTATTTAGAATTTCAAAAGAAACTATCTCTCTTAGCAGAAGAACATCTGGGAGTATCACTTGCTCTCTCCTGTATGGTGGAAGTGAATGTCGCTGGCGGAATCCTTCTTTATGGGAAAACAAATCATGATAGCCAATCCCCCATTTCCATTGGAACTTCCGATCCACTTTGGGATGCTTTCCGGAAAACAGATCCTACAAAAATCTATGCTGTAGGAGTGAGTGAACCTGGTTGGGAGGGCAAACTCCGCAAATTAAGTTCTGTAGTTTACGATGGAAAACTTTCTGGAACCAAATCCTTCATCACTAATGGCGGAGAAGCGGACGTTATTTTTTGGGTCACTAAATCGGGAACTGACAACCCCGTGTACCAAGTGCGCAGACAAAGGGAAAGCGGAAATACGAATACTGAAAGTCAGATAGTGGAAGAGTCCTTCCATACAGAATTTACTCCCCAAGTGAGCCATCTGAAACTTACGTTATGCGAATATTCTATCGCAGAAAATGACATGGTTCTGGAAAATTATGGCAAACTGGGAATGGAGCTTAGATTAAAAGAACTTTTGTCTTTAGTTTCGTTACTGATTGGCAAAACAAAAAAGATATCTTTAGAAAACCAAATTGTTGCAAGAGAAAGAGAGAAACTAGTCGAATGGAGAGAGTCTTTTCTTACATTGTGCCCCAGTTATCCGAATGGTGAGTTTTTACTTTCAGGATTTCCTTACCCAACGGACGGACTACTATCCGCATTGACTTCATTCTGGGATTTATCCTCTCCCCAAGAACTTAAGTCTATTGATCCAGACTACCAACTTTTTGTTTGGGAAGATTCTTTTACCAATTACTTAATTCAAAAGAAAAAAAAGAACCTCTAA
- a CDS encoding L-threonylcarbamoyladenylate synthase: MKTLISSDVRLLANLIQEGKVVIFPTETVYGIGASTKSELACLRVYEIKGRPKDNPLIAHFHSIESIAAVCELGEVGRALLERFSPGPLTLILPKKDKSLFPKDLDTLAVRIPKSPVVREWIELSGGPISAPSANLSGRPSLTKLSDVLRYFDRVVDGILVAEEPSFGIESTVVSLVGMHPTLLRPGSIESRELLKLLPDLRIPELTSKNENQAVPLSPGTKYKHYAPTARVILASTEEFIESFKTMFQSKSMAWIGYSLKGNEPDAFKEGFGKQSFGDDDRFCLVSSNEDYASKLYAFFESCDMSGVQSIFCEVPKPGFGEEGLRNRLEKAASA, from the coding sequence ATGAAAACCTTAATCTCTTCGGATGTTCGTTTGCTTGCGAACCTCATCCAAGAGGGAAAGGTTGTTATTTTTCCTACGGAAACGGTCTATGGGATTGGGGCTTCCACAAAATCGGAGTTAGCTTGTCTTAGGGTTTATGAAATCAAAGGCAGACCCAAAGACAATCCTCTTATTGCCCATTTTCATTCCATTGAATCCATTGCCGCTGTATGTGAGTTAGGGGAAGTTGGTAGGGCTCTGTTAGAACGGTTTTCGCCAGGCCCCCTCACTCTCATCCTTCCTAAAAAAGACAAATCCCTTTTTCCTAAAGATTTAGACACACTCGCCGTGCGGATACCGAAAAGCCCCGTGGTTCGGGAATGGATTGAACTCTCGGGAGGACCAATCTCTGCTCCGTCAGCCAATTTATCGGGTAGGCCTTCTTTAACAAAACTAAGTGATGTATTGCGATACTTTGATAGAGTGGTGGACGGAATCCTTGTAGCAGAGGAACCAAGTTTTGGAATTGAGTCGACGGTGGTAAGTTTAGTCGGAATGCATCCCACTCTTCTTCGCCCTGGATCCATTGAATCGAGGGAACTATTGAAACTACTCCCTGATCTTCGGATTCCAGAATTAACTTCTAAAAACGAAAACCAAGCCGTGCCACTCAGTCCCGGAACCAAATACAAACACTATGCACCTACAGCCCGTGTGATCTTAGCTTCTACAGAAGAATTTATCGAGAGTTTCAAAACGATGTTCCAATCGAAGTCCATGGCTTGGATTGGATATTCTTTAAAGGGGAACGAACCTGATGCGTTCAAGGAAGGATTCGGCAAACAGTCATTTGGTGATGACGACAGATTTTGTTTAGTTTCCTCTAATGAGGATTATGCGTCTAAACTTTATGCTTTTTTTGAATCCTGCGATATGTCTGGCGTTCAATCTATCTTTTGCGAAGTTCCCAAACCAGGATTTGGGGAAGAGGGACTTCGCAACCGCTTGGAAAAAGCTGCGAGTGCTTAG
- the mgtE gene encoding magnesium transporter — protein MEEERKKESEFRIKIDRDSDSYDEFVGQIKDLIETQDSKQLKEMLDGAHPADIVTLFRDLEREEELYLFRLLPKEDQAYSLIKMEEETLESFLEELSVDEISNTLDHIETDETTYLLSYLPGAKRELVLANLSKADSFEIRSQLGFREYSAGRLMSKDFATVSITDNVRKGIINVRKKAKEIEDIYQVYVTDEDGVLEGFIPLKDLFLTPINTKVAKITNFSVFAFHYDVDQEEVANTFKKYDLVSAAVTDDLGRIIGRITVDDVLEIVEEEASEDILLMAGVSEDERLSTPILQSVKRRIIWLNVNLLTAFVSSTVVAFFEDTISQIVVLATLMPIVAGLGGNAGTQSVTVVIRNIATGDLSFSNWWEAVRKEFTIGVINGLVLGTVTGCMIFFVKGNLVLGLVVGTAMFVNMIVASLTGSLVPIVLKAMRVDPAIASSIFVTATTDVCGFFFFLGLATVFAKYLI, from the coding sequence ATGGAAGAAGAAAGAAAGAAAGAGTCCGAATTCCGTATCAAAATCGACAGAGACAGCGATTCCTATGATGAGTTTGTCGGTCAGATTAAAGACCTCATTGAGACTCAGGATTCCAAACAACTTAAAGAAATGTTGGATGGGGCTCACCCTGCCGACATCGTTACCTTATTTCGTGACCTAGAACGAGAAGAGGAGTTATACCTATTTCGCCTCCTTCCTAAAGAAGACCAAGCCTATTCACTTATCAAAATGGAAGAGGAGACTTTAGAGTCTTTTTTAGAGGAACTTTCTGTCGATGAGATTTCGAACACTCTGGATCATATTGAAACAGATGAAACTACCTATCTTCTTTCTTATTTACCTGGCGCCAAACGAGAATTAGTTTTAGCAAATTTAAGTAAAGCCGACAGTTTTGAAATTCGTTCCCAGTTGGGTTTTCGCGAGTATTCAGCGGGACGGCTTATGTCCAAAGACTTTGCAACTGTTTCCATTACAGACAATGTTCGCAAAGGAATCATCAATGTACGAAAAAAAGCCAAAGAAATTGAGGATATCTACCAAGTTTACGTAACTGATGAAGACGGAGTATTAGAAGGATTCATTCCTCTGAAAGATTTATTCCTTACACCCATTAATACGAAAGTAGCAAAGATTACTAACTTTTCTGTATTTGCTTTTCATTATGATGTCGATCAGGAAGAGGTCGCCAATACATTCAAAAAATATGATTTAGTCAGTGCCGCCGTCACCGATGATTTGGGTCGGATCATTGGCCGCATCACTGTAGATGATGTCTTAGAGATCGTAGAAGAAGAAGCATCGGAAGATATCCTACTTATGGCCGGGGTATCAGAGGACGAAAGATTATCTACCCCTATATTACAATCGGTGAAACGAAGGATCATTTGGCTGAATGTCAATTTACTTACAGCTTTCGTCAGCTCCACAGTGGTGGCTTTTTTTGAAGATACAATTTCTCAGATAGTAGTTCTTGCGACTCTGATGCCGATAGTGGCAGGACTTGGTGGGAATGCAGGCACTCAGTCAGTAACGGTTGTTATCCGAAATATTGCTACAGGGGATCTTTCTTTTTCTAATTGGTGGGAAGCTGTTCGAAAAGAGTTTACAATTGGAGTCATCAACGGACTTGTACTTGGAACAGTAACAGGATGTATGATTTTCTTTGTGAAGGGAAACCTCGTACTTGGACTTGTTGTGGGAACTGCTATGTTTGTAAATATGATCGTTGCATCTCTCACGGGTTCACTTGTTCCTATTGTACTGAAAGCGATGCGAGTGGATCCCGCGATCGCTTCTTCAATTTTTGTAACAGCAACAACAGATGTTTGTGGGTTTTTCTTTTTCCTCGGACTTGCCACAGTGTTCGCAAAATATTTGATTTAG
- a CDS encoding cation diffusion facilitator family transporter, with the protein MSKPRPKRSRLVLFLSLSGLLSLCIFFIEWIGSKESGSLALFADAGHIITDVFAHLISLFALLIASKKATTKYPFGFHRFEVLAALFNGLLLIGMAVFILYESYIRFSGSAHVEADSMLAYSLIGFAINLVSAGLLVGVSKTSLNLKSAYLHVLSDLLGTLAVVIGALIIRFTGYREVDSFLSIILGIFILKTSYGIVKESIEILIEADTSEFDKEHLLEHIQVLKGIESVPQITVRKLTSGVFSVELQILVKKDADRDTIVLEIHKVLKEEFGVPFVSVEILSSSLKEKLDTIFVRETEREFGHHGHSHGHANDHHH; encoded by the coding sequence ATGAGTAAACCTAGACCCAAACGTTCCCGATTGGTTTTGTTCTTAAGCCTTTCAGGTTTACTCTCTTTATGTATATTTTTCATTGAATGGATTGGCTCTAAGGAAAGTGGAAGTCTTGCTCTTTTTGCTGATGCTGGCCATATCATAACGGATGTTTTTGCCCATCTCATCTCTCTTTTTGCCCTTCTCATTGCTTCGAAAAAAGCAACGACAAAGTATCCATTTGGATTTCACAGATTTGAGGTCTTAGCGGCACTTTTTAATGGACTCCTTCTTATTGGGATGGCAGTTTTCATTCTCTATGAAAGTTATATTCGGTTTTCGGGCTCGGCTCATGTAGAAGCAGATTCTATGCTCGCTTATTCGTTAATAGGATTTGCTATTAATTTAGTATCTGCGGGACTCTTAGTGGGAGTCAGTAAAACAAGCCTCAATCTAAAATCAGCCTACCTGCATGTCCTGAGTGATCTTTTAGGAACCCTCGCCGTTGTGATTGGGGCTCTTATCATTCGGTTCACAGGATACAGAGAAGTGGATAGTTTTCTCAGCATCATCCTAGGGATTTTTATTTTAAAAACCTCTTATGGGATTGTAAAAGAATCGATTGAGATCCTCATCGAAGCAGACACCAGTGAGTTTGACAAAGAACATTTATTAGAACATATCCAAGTTTTAAAAGGAATCGAATCGGTTCCTCAAATCACCGTCAGAAAACTCACATCCGGAGTGTTTTCAGTAGAGCTACAAATTCTTGTCAAAAAGGATGCAGACAGAGATACAATTGTTTTAGAAATTCATAAAGTTCTAAAAGAAGAATTTGGGGTTCCTTTTGTGTCTGTTGAAATTCTATCTTCTTCATTGAAAGAAAAATTAGATACGATCTTTGTTCGAGAGACAGAACGGGAGTTTGGTCATCATGGTCATAGCCACGGACATGCCAACGACCACCATCATTAG